A single genomic interval of Lathyrus oleraceus cultivar Zhongwan6 chromosome 7, CAAS_Psat_ZW6_1.0, whole genome shotgun sequence harbors:
- the LOC127104366 gene encoding uncharacterized protein LOC127104366 has product MLETQISQVSPKQAAIAALAGAFPGQPQPNPKGHTNAITLRSGIELDEPTNPRIQNPAMYQNFGKGTEKVNKPTNDGKKDESREAKDKEPIYVPSPPYKPPVPYPQRLVKSKNEGQFKKFVELLKKLNITIPFIEAITQMPSYAKFLKEILSNRKKLEDDKTVMLTVECSAVIQNYMPHKLKDPGSFSIPCVIGKFIIDKTLYDLGASVSLMPLSTCEKLNLGEL; this is encoded by the coding sequence atgttagaaacccAGATCTCCCAAGTTTCCCCAAAACAAGCCGCAATAGCAGCCCTAGCTGGAGCATTTCCTGGTCAACCACAACCAAACCCAAAAGGCCACACTAACGCTATCACCCTTCGAAGTGGAATAGAACTAGATGAACCAACTAATCCCAGAATCCAAAATCCGGCCATGTATCAAAATTTTGGTAAAGGAACTGAAAAGGTAAACAAACCAACCAATGATGGAAAGAAAGATGAAAGTAGAGAGGCAAAAGATAAAGAACCCATTTATGTGCCATCACCACCATACAAACCACCTGTACCTTATCCCCAAAGACTTGTTAAATCCAAAAATGAAGGACAATTTAAGAAATTCGTAGAACTTCTGAAGAAACTTAACATAACCATACCATTCATAGAAGCCATTACGCAAATGCCTTCATATGCTAAATTCCTTAAAGAGATTCTATCCAACAGGAAAAAGCTTGAGGATGACAAAACCGTTATGCTTACCGTAGAATGCAGCGCTGTCATTCAAAACTACATGCCTCATAAACTGAAAGACCCTGGTAGCTTTTCCATACCATGTGTAATCGGAAAGTTTATCATAGACAAAACTCTATACGATTTAGGAGCCAGTGTTAGTCTAATGCCCTTATCCACATGCGAAAAACTTAATCTAGGAGAATTATGA